From the genome of Pseudomonas sp. gcc21, one region includes:
- a CDS encoding FUSC family membrane protein: MLRIAPVREISRAILRTLLSSYVLTGVSAGFGLMLVAGSAYLLIGPYAGSVAAVGAIVCIPTDHAAPRRGKFLTLLPTALIGLPLFASMQALQDDPLWLGLLLVPATFCAFLAGAWGKRGLPLVISIMFSMIFSMAVATHPQSVGLLPTCLYFALGAASYITYSTLANIALNSRYRAQILAEALLSLSAMMHTQARRFVPADALNPLPVLPGQLMQQQAALADQLQAARDLILESPRTPRRQQIAAMLLCSLEIRDHILASELDLDTLRSVPGHAPVFHQLRELLMKQAQAVEAVADALLTGRQPRRFVDQRPQLARVGGELEEDMAPGPMPPATAMSRAIGNRIGNINDEVLHLNGLARGETAPDLTVVRTAWQLFVSPTSWSWKPFTMLWHWDAPPLRHAIRAALAVGTAYLIALALPWATHDYWILLAVVVVLRGSLAHTLERRNSRVAGTALGCVLAAAILSTQAPALLLLVIVPIAQAISHSFAIKRYLITAVSATVLSLVQAHLLSGGMTTAFNVFERLADTLIGTGIAWAFSYVLPSWERNQIPALVARTMAAQARHARSTLSLGQLQAVDDEPELEWRLARREAYDSLSALVQATRRSLSEPRAVRPPLEALESLLIHGHNLLAQLAVVKTMLMRRRNLDQEPTREPLQRASAIIESLLTAREPQSPATAPSITTWPTELPQTDPFGYDLSPWIVRRLDLACNLAALLRDDADRVLQARTEPEPTQTTQQT, translated from the coding sequence GTGCTCCGCATCGCACCCGTCCGGGAAATTTCAAGGGCTATTCTGCGCACCCTCCTGAGCTCCTACGTACTGACTGGCGTTTCCGCCGGCTTCGGCCTGATGCTGGTTGCCGGAAGCGCTTATCTGCTGATTGGTCCTTATGCGGGCTCCGTCGCTGCAGTCGGGGCGATCGTATGTATTCCAACCGACCACGCCGCGCCCCGCCGGGGCAAGTTCCTGACTCTTCTACCCACCGCTTTGATTGGTCTACCGCTGTTCGCCAGTATGCAGGCGTTGCAGGATGATCCATTGTGGCTTGGTCTGCTGCTGGTGCCCGCGACCTTCTGCGCGTTCCTGGCGGGGGCCTGGGGTAAGCGCGGGCTGCCCCTGGTCATTTCGATCATGTTCTCGATGATCTTCTCGATGGCTGTGGCGACACACCCGCAAAGCGTCGGGCTGCTGCCGACCTGCCTGTATTTCGCCCTGGGTGCGGCCAGCTATATCACTTATTCGACGCTGGCCAACATCGCCCTTAACAGCCGATATCGCGCGCAGATCCTCGCCGAGGCGCTGCTATCACTCAGCGCCATGATGCACACCCAGGCCCGGCGCTTCGTACCGGCCGATGCGCTGAACCCTCTACCCGTACTGCCCGGTCAGCTGATGCAGCAACAGGCTGCGCTGGCTGATCAGCTACAGGCGGCGCGGGACCTTATTCTCGAATCACCCCGCACGCCGCGCCGCCAACAGATTGCGGCGATGCTGCTGTGTTCGCTGGAGATACGCGACCACATCCTCGCCAGCGAACTGGATCTGGACACGCTACGGTCAGTGCCCGGCCATGCCCCGGTGTTTCATCAACTCCGCGAGCTGTTGATGAAACAGGCGCAAGCAGTGGAGGCCGTTGCCGACGCGCTACTGACCGGACGCCAACCGCGACGGTTTGTGGATCAACGCCCGCAATTAGCCAGGGTCGGAGGCGAACTGGAAGAAGACATGGCACCCGGCCCTATGCCTCCGGCGACCGCGATGTCGCGGGCGATCGGCAACCGTATCGGCAATATCAACGATGAGGTGCTACACCTGAACGGCCTGGCGCGTGGCGAAACGGCGCCTGATCTGACCGTCGTACGTACCGCCTGGCAACTTTTTGTCAGCCCGACCTCGTGGTCGTGGAAACCCTTCACCATGCTCTGGCACTGGGACGCGCCGCCGCTACGCCATGCCATTCGAGCCGCCCTGGCGGTGGGCACTGCCTATCTGATTGCACTGGCGCTGCCCTGGGCTACGCACGATTACTGGATACTGCTGGCGGTGGTCGTGGTATTGCGCGGCAGCCTTGCGCATACGCTTGAGAGGCGAAACAGTCGGGTAGCCGGCACCGCGCTGGGCTGCGTACTCGCCGCAGCGATCCTCTCGACCCAGGCGCCAGCCCTGTTGCTGCTAGTCATCGTTCCTATCGCTCAGGCCATTTCGCACTCCTTTGCAATAAAACGTTATCTGATCACTGCGGTATCTGCCACGGTATTGAGCCTGGTTCAGGCGCATCTGCTCAGCGGCGGCATGACGACAGCGTTCAATGTGTTCGAACGCCTGGCCGACACGCTGATTGGCACCGGCATCGCCTGGGCGTTCAGCTACGTATTGCCCTCCTGGGAGCGCAACCAGATACCTGCGTTGGTGGCCCGTACCATGGCAGCTCAGGCGCGGCATGCCCGCTCAACCCTGAGCCTCGGACAATTGCAGGCGGTGGATGACGAGCCTGAACTGGAGTGGCGTCTCGCCCGCCGCGAAGCCTATGACAGTCTCTCGGCGCTGGTGCAGGCTACGCGCCGCTCCCTGTCGGAGCCCAGGGCAGTCAGACCTCCACTTGAAGCGCTGGAAAGCCTGCTGATCCATGGCCACAACCTGCTGGCGCAGCTGGCCGTGGTCAAGACCATGCTGATGCGGCGGCGCAATCTGGATCAGGAACCCACGCGCGAGCCACTTCAGCGTGCGTCAGCCATCATCGAAAGCCTGTTGACCGCTCGCGAGCCGCAGTCACCCGCCACTGCTCCGTCAATAACAACCTGGCCGACTGAGCTGCCGCAGACAGATCCCTTCGGTTACGACCTGTCGCCCTGGATCGTGCGACGTCTCGACCTGGCGTGCAATCTGGCCGCACTGCTGCGCGACGATGCCGACAGAGTGCTCCAGGCCCGCACCGAACCGGAACCAACACAAACCACCCAGCAGACCTGA
- a CDS encoding SDR family oxidoreductase, producing the protein MTDPVLLITGGSSGIGEATAREAAAKGYRLVLAARSKDKLEALQNELGGPERVLTVACDVQQLDDQQRMVQATLDTFGQLDAVFANAGRGGEPGGFSKADPEVWKDMILTNIYGVGLTVQCCLPALRQSRGHMLLTSSAAGRATIPGSMYSATKWAVTAIGYGLREEIRGSGIRVTLIEPGMVDTPFFDQPPGNALLPEDIGRAVLYALSQPAHVDVNEILVRPTPATD; encoded by the coding sequence ATGACCGACCCGGTTCTGTTGATCACCGGAGGCTCGTCCGGCATAGGTGAGGCGACCGCCCGCGAAGCGGCTGCCAAAGGTTATCGGCTGGTGCTGGCGGCCCGTTCAAAAGACAAGCTGGAGGCATTGCAAAACGAGCTGGGCGGGCCGGAACGGGTGCTGACCGTGGCTTGCGATGTGCAGCAACTGGATGACCAGCAGCGCATGGTGCAGGCCACACTGGATACTTTTGGTCAGCTGGATGCGGTGTTTGCCAATGCCGGACGCGGCGGTGAGCCAGGCGGTTTCAGCAAGGCCGACCCGGAGGTATGGAAGGACATGATCCTGACCAATATCTATGGTGTCGGCCTGACTGTGCAATGCTGTCTGCCCGCCCTGCGTCAGAGCCGCGGGCATATGCTGCTGACCAGTTCAGCGGCCGGACGCGCAACCATTCCGGGCTCGATGTACAGCGCAACCAAATGGGCCGTTACAGCGATCGGCTACGGCTTGCGCGAGGAAATCCGAGGCAGCGGCATCCGCGTCACGCTGATCGAACCGGGGATGGTGGATACGCCATTCTTTGACCAGCCGCCAGGCAATGCTCTGTTGCCGGAAGATATCGGTCGGGCGGTACTCTATGCACTGTCGCAGCCCGCGCATGTCGACGTAAACGAGATTCTGGTACGGCCCACTCCGGCAACGGACTGA
- a CDS encoding STAS/SEC14 domain-containing protein, with the protein MFQTTRVNDHRLDVVFSGKLDSASMKAALDDMIQQANGITDGAMLVKVGEFELPTLGAMAVEMSRLPQLFRLIKQFDRMAVIAGQTWVRKMSTVEGALIPGLNLKAFALNETAEAEAWLAR; encoded by the coding sequence ATGTTCCAGACAACCCGAGTCAACGACCACCGGCTGGATGTCGTATTCAGCGGTAAACTCGACAGTGCATCCATGAAGGCTGCCCTCGACGACATGATTCAGCAGGCTAACGGCATCACCGACGGGGCGATGCTGGTGAAAGTGGGTGAGTTCGAACTTCCGACGCTGGGCGCAATGGCGGTGGAGATGTCCCGGTTGCCACAACTTTTTCGCCTTATCAAACAGTTTGACCGGATGGCAGTCATCGCCGGACAGACCTGGGTGCGCAAGATGAGTACGGTCGAAGGTGCCTTGATTCCGGGCCTGAACCTGAAAGCCTTCGCGCTGAACGAGACGGCTGAGGCGGAGGCCTGGCTGGCCCGGTAA
- a CDS encoding PfkB family carbohydrate kinase: protein MKPRTMLSLGSINADFQVRVNAAIGSNDMLPAHDFCRLSGGKAANTAFLATRFGHTSRLLGCVGDDDLAQQALGSLAAVGVDLDGVNLVTGQPTGVSMIMVPPDAKKHIVLASNANDCWDESAAAKVETAIRDADKPACLVVDCEIPAWVVRRAIQTAAASDIPVILDPSFVDRVEPAILHRLRAITPNISEASGLVGRELSSVNDAASAAREFRDEGVELVCIKLGDGGCVLATDRELTHIPPGKIDPVDSTGAGDAFTGVFSIALLEGIPPLDAAAWGVASANLAVTDYGSQPAYAGREEVTRMAARLLQEARVLHV from the coding sequence ATGAAACCCCGCACAATGCTTTCACTGGGCAGCATCAACGCTGACTTCCAGGTGCGCGTGAACGCCGCCATCGGCAGCAATGACATGCTCCCGGCACACGATTTCTGCCGCTTGTCGGGCGGGAAAGCCGCCAACACTGCATTCCTCGCCACGCGCTTCGGGCACACCAGCCGACTGCTCGGATGCGTCGGGGATGACGACCTGGCGCAGCAGGCGCTGGGATCGCTGGCGGCAGTAGGGGTTGATCTGGACGGCGTGAATTTGGTGACCGGGCAGCCTACCGGCGTGTCGATGATCATGGTTCCGCCGGATGCCAAAAAGCATATTGTCCTCGCCTCCAATGCCAACGACTGCTGGGATGAGTCGGCGGCAGCGAAGGTTGAAACAGCTATACGGGACGCCGACAAGCCTGCGTGCCTGGTAGTCGATTGCGAAATTCCTGCCTGGGTGGTGCGGCGCGCCATACAGACAGCCGCTGCCTCTGATATCCCTGTAATCCTCGATCCTTCCTTTGTCGACCGCGTGGAGCCAGCAATACTTCACCGGCTGCGCGCCATTACCCCCAACATCAGCGAAGCCAGCGGTCTGGTCGGGCGCGAGCTCAGTTCGGTCAACGACGCCGCCAGCGCCGCCCGGGAATTTCGCGACGAAGGCGTCGAGCTGGTGTGTATCAAACTGGGCGATGGAGGCTGTGTTCTGGCAACCGACCGCGAGCTGACCCACATACCGCCAGGCAAGATCGACCCGGTTGATTCCACCGGCGCAGGGGATGCTTTCACTGGCGTGTTTTCTATTGCACTGCTGGAAGGAATACCCCCGCTGGACGCAGCTGCCTGGGGCGTGGCTTCGGCCAACCTGGCGGTCACCGATTACGGATCACAACCGGCCTATGCAGGCCGGGAAGAAGTCACCCGGATGGCCGCCAGGCTGCTGCAAGAAGCGAGGGTATTGCATGTCTGA
- a CDS encoding glycoside hydrolase family 65 protein — translation MSDVFRAGWRVEFDHYDPEDELRREALLALGNGLLSCRSSAPEAAALLPPHDWQQTRYAGFYRAGWYDEAPREVNGEQVTLGALVNLPDPFGLSISLDGECWFGADANQVRAYRQSLDVRNGLAQRDICFELQGQTVRLRETRLLSMASPELALLRWELTLPEALQRLHLRATLDGAVTNSLIARNRAYEGSRLRDVIYQCDSPGLAAVSASLCTPDRHLAMAVKTCSDKPLAWHNDEREGRLVQHASIELSGARQLTIEKRVVVRVDDDLPGDSRSARNLVIDALPAEPFDLLLQHHRKAWRRLWARMPLRAAQAGTQLTLRLHAYHLAQTVSPHSIGRDLGCPPRGWHEGYYGQVFWDEIFAFPFISTHFPELGLELLDYRYRRLDTARKRARRLGLQGAMYPWRSARSGEDETPPFQCYPPSGHWVPDYTFLQRHIGAAVAYDVWTLYLATGDMPMLAGFGGEMIVEIARFWANRALYDESRGRFCIRGVVGPDEYHNRYPDSAEPGLDNNSYTNLMAVWTLTCGLQLLDILPAEQADALRQRTDLGADELAHWEDVSRRLYLHFTDQGALSPFEGFEQLCTPPEEWLSGNHPRLDWMLEGRGDTPERYQISKQADTLMLLYLFSPPVLKALLKRLGYAADEAVLQRTLEDQLRHITHESSLSKVVCAGALAYHRPEESWEYFMQALNVDLTNDPNRGTLEGVHLGAMAGSLDVLQRHYLGVQPQPDGLHLLPSVPVDLDRVSLDFCYQGLRLRVALHDDQVDLLSRDSNSEPLRVFHARGQCVLQPGESVTVTARSG, via the coding sequence ATGTCTGACGTGTTTCGCGCCGGCTGGCGTGTTGAGTTCGATCACTACGATCCTGAAGATGAGCTCCGCCGTGAAGCCTTGCTGGCCCTGGGCAATGGCTTGCTGTCCTGTCGCAGCAGTGCCCCTGAAGCGGCTGCCCTGCTGCCCCCGCATGACTGGCAGCAGACGCGCTATGCCGGATTCTATCGCGCAGGCTGGTATGACGAAGCCCCACGCGAGGTCAACGGCGAACAAGTGACCCTGGGCGCTCTGGTCAATCTGCCTGATCCATTCGGTCTGAGCATCAGCCTTGATGGCGAATGCTGGTTTGGAGCGGATGCGAACCAGGTGCGCGCGTATCGGCAAAGCCTGGATGTGCGCAACGGCCTGGCGCAGCGGGACATCTGCTTTGAGCTGCAGGGTCAAACCGTGCGGCTGCGCGAGACGCGCCTGCTGAGCATGGCATCGCCGGAACTGGCACTGCTGCGCTGGGAACTGACGCTACCGGAGGCTCTGCAGCGCTTGCATCTTCGCGCCACGCTCGACGGCGCTGTTACTAATAGTCTGATCGCGCGTAATCGGGCCTATGAGGGTTCGCGGCTGCGCGATGTCATATACCAATGCGATTCACCCGGACTTGCTGCCGTCAGTGCATCCTTGTGCACACCCGACCGCCATCTGGCCATGGCGGTGAAAACGTGCAGTGACAAGCCGCTTGCCTGGCACAACGACGAGCGCGAGGGGCGGCTGGTTCAACACGCCAGCATCGAGCTGTCCGGCGCTCGGCAGCTCACGATAGAAAAGCGGGTTGTGGTACGCGTCGATGACGATTTGCCTGGCGATTCCCGCAGCGCGCGCAACCTCGTTATCGACGCGCTTCCAGCAGAGCCGTTCGACCTGTTGCTGCAGCATCACCGTAAGGCCTGGCGGCGCTTGTGGGCGCGCATGCCGCTGCGTGCAGCCCAGGCCGGCACGCAACTGACGCTGCGCCTGCACGCCTATCATCTGGCGCAAACGGTATCGCCGCACTCGATCGGTCGTGATCTCGGCTGTCCGCCACGCGGCTGGCATGAAGGCTATTACGGCCAGGTATTCTGGGACGAGATCTTTGCCTTCCCCTTCATCTCTACGCATTTCCCGGAGCTTGGGCTGGAGTTGCTGGACTACCGCTATCGGCGGCTGGATACAGCCCGCAAACGTGCGCGCCGCCTGGGCCTGCAAGGCGCCATGTATCCCTGGCGAAGCGCTCGCAGTGGTGAGGATGAAACGCCGCCCTTTCAGTGCTATCCACCATCAGGTCACTGGGTGCCGGACTACACCTTCCTGCAGCGTCATATCGGCGCCGCGGTGGCCTACGATGTGTGGACGCTCTATCTGGCAACGGGAGATATGCCGATGCTGGCCGGTTTCGGCGGCGAGATGATTGTGGAGATAGCGCGCTTCTGGGCCAACCGCGCACTTTATGACGAGAGCCGGGGACGCTTCTGCATCCGTGGCGTCGTCGGCCCCGATGAGTACCACAATCGCTATCCCGACAGCGCCGAACCCGGGCTGGATAACAACAGCTACACCAATCTCATGGCGGTGTGGACCCTGACGTGTGGGCTACAACTGCTCGACATCCTGCCGGCCGAGCAGGCCGACGCACTACGCCAGCGTACCGACCTGGGCGCGGACGAACTGGCGCACTGGGAAGATGTCAGCCGGCGCTTGTATTTACATTTCACGGACCAGGGCGCGCTAAGCCCGTTCGAAGGTTTCGAACAGCTGTGCACGCCGCCCGAAGAGTGGCTGAGCGGCAACCATCCCCGTCTGGACTGGATGCTCGAAGGGCGGGGGGATACCCCTGAGCGCTATCAGATAAGCAAGCAGGCCGACACCCTTATGCTGCTGTATCTGTTTTCACCGCCCGTTCTGAAGGCGCTGCTGAAGCGTCTCGGATATGCCGCGGACGAGGCTGTATTGCAACGTACTCTGGAGGATCAACTGCGACACATAACCCATGAATCCAGCCTGTCCAAGGTAGTCTGTGCCGGCGCACTGGCATATCACCGCCCCGAAGAGTCCTGGGAATATTTCATGCAGGCATTGAACGTCGATCTGACCAATGATCCCAACCGCGGCACGCTTGAAGGCGTTCACCTTGGCGCCATGGCTGGTTCACTGGATGTGCTGCAGCGGCATTATCTGGGGGTTCAACCACAGCCGGACGGTCTGCACCTGCTTCCCTCCGTGCCGGTTGACCTCGACCGGGTGAGTCTGGATTTTTGCTACCAGGGCCTGCGATTGCGAGTCGCGCTACATGACGATCAGGTTGATCTGCTCTCTCGGGACAGCAACTCCGAGCCCCTACGGGTATTCCATGCTCGCGGCCAGTGCGTATTGCAGCCAGGCGAATCCGTAACGGTGACTGCACGCTCGGGTTAA
- a CDS encoding DUF4034 domain-containing protein gives MNAINKQLCYLCLACSSLLAPVTALSDELGERRAIYDSVTRDLQNADFAHLEALAEQYRTNRERSPSGVWKLSALDAGIRSMFDPSIRDPAYWAYLDDYIGDWLKQYPRSPTAHLARASMLIHQAWSYRGTGPTESVKEEDWQPFNEHIERARLALEQSKQIAARDPQWYVTMAVVAKSQYWPDERFEDMLDEALSRYPDYYPIYYAAVDYYSPKWNGSADAIEQFAMDAMQRTRDSEGSGLYARLYWHAAQIQFDDRLIKDSRINWAVMKEGIDDVLERYPDQWNINNFARISCSAEDKRKAQELLQRIEAPIEQAWGDLDEHARCQRWAAAAEPVAAR, from the coding sequence ATGAATGCCATCAATAAGCAGCTTTGCTACCTTTGCCTCGCCTGCAGCAGTTTGCTCGCACCGGTGACAGCCCTGTCAGACGAGCTGGGTGAACGCAGAGCGATCTATGACAGCGTGACGCGCGACTTGCAGAACGCCGATTTTGCCCATCTTGAAGCGCTTGCCGAGCAATATCGTACGAACCGGGAGCGCTCACCCAGCGGGGTGTGGAAACTCAGTGCGCTGGACGCAGGCATACGCTCGATGTTCGATCCGTCCATTCGTGACCCTGCGTACTGGGCCTATCTGGATGACTATATCGGTGATTGGCTGAAGCAATACCCGAGATCACCCACCGCCCACCTGGCGCGGGCCAGCATGCTGATTCATCAGGCGTGGAGCTATCGTGGTACGGGTCCGACAGAGTCGGTCAAGGAAGAAGACTGGCAACCGTTCAATGAACATATCGAGCGCGCCCGCCTGGCGCTGGAGCAGTCAAAACAGATCGCAGCGCGTGATCCTCAGTGGTATGTGACCATGGCAGTTGTCGCCAAGAGCCAGTACTGGCCGGACGAGCGATTCGAGGACATGCTCGACGAGGCGCTGTCTCGCTACCCTGATTACTACCCGATCTATTACGCCGCGGTTGATTACTACTCACCGAAATGGAACGGCAGCGCGGATGCCATCGAACAATTCGCCATGGATGCCATGCAACGCACCCGGGATAGCGAAGGCAGCGGCTTGTATGCGCGACTGTACTGGCATGCGGCGCAAATACAGTTCGATGACAGGCTTATCAAGGACTCGCGCATCAACTGGGCGGTCATGAAGGAAGGTATCGACGACGTCCTCGAGCGCTATCCGGATCAGTGGAACATAAACAACTTTGCGCGGATTTCCTGCTCGGCTGAGGACAAGCGCAAAGCGCAGGAACTGTTACAACGCATTGAGGCCCCTATCGAACAGGCCTGGGGCGACCTGGACGAGCATGCCAGATGTCAGCGATGGGCAGCCGCAGCGGAACCCGTGGCAGCCAGATGA
- a CDS encoding serine kinase/phosphatase, producing the protein MKARDEKRDPDRTTDQIAVDEDIDEVSVPEDEPMGPIGKVPTEDEAIDRAAEAGLTEASQPGEGPTMDDATPETLLPDDGSRSPLEAGDGEVPADQDFSVVDEEDIGAGDGLDEAELGRVKPLDGKPWDGEEK; encoded by the coding sequence ATGAAAGCGCGTGACGAAAAGCGAGACCCGGACCGCACCACCGACCAGATCGCCGTGGACGAAGACATCGATGAGGTATCTGTTCCCGAAGATGAACCCATGGGGCCGATCGGCAAGGTGCCTACCGAAGACGAAGCCATAGACCGCGCGGCAGAGGCCGGTTTGACCGAGGCTTCGCAGCCGGGCGAAGGCCCGACCATGGACGACGCGACGCCGGAAACCCTGCTGCCGGATGACGGCTCGCGCTCGCCATTGGAAGCGGGGGACGGCGAGGTGCCTGCCGACCAGGATTTTTCTGTGGTGGACGAAGAGGATATTGGTGCGGGCGACGGGCTGGATGAAGCGGAACTTGGGAGAGTCAAGCCGCTGGACGGCAAACCCTGGGACGGGGAAGAAAAGTAA
- a CDS encoding GFA family protein, producing the protein MTTGSCLCGEVTIQIEGQLEPIQVCHCSQCRKAQGGPFATNIPVQRSAVNVVSGAHLMASYESSPGKQRVFCSRCGSPLFSQRDADPGTIRIRAGLLDEPLDTRPAVHFYVASKAGWWDIDDELPKHAAAYTPRQPPRGD; encoded by the coding sequence ATGACAACAGGCAGCTGTCTATGTGGCGAGGTAACCATTCAGATCGAAGGCCAGCTGGAACCGATCCAGGTGTGCCATTGCTCGCAGTGTCGTAAAGCACAGGGCGGGCCCTTCGCAACCAATATCCCGGTACAACGCTCTGCGGTAAATGTCGTCAGCGGCGCGCACCTCATGGCCTCATACGAGTCGTCACCCGGCAAGCAACGGGTCTTTTGCAGCCGTTGCGGCTCGCCACTGTTCAGCCAGCGCGATGCAGATCCTGGGACCATTCGGATACGTGCCGGGTTATTGGACGAACCTCTGGATACGCGCCCCGCTGTGCACTTTTATGTCGCCTCCAAAGCCGGCTGGTGGGATATCGACGATGAGCTTCCAAAACACGCCGCTGCCTATACGCCTCGGCAACCACCGCGCGGCGACTGA
- the glgP gene encoding alpha-glucan family phosphorylase, which yields MNTYDQWRHPYPIDPRYNKRVAYFSMEFAIAQPLKIYSGGLGFLAGSHMRSAYELKQNLIGIGMLWKFGYYDQERNEDQTLRVQLQRKYYPFLRDSGITVKVTVNSHPVYVKALYLAPEIFNTAPIYLLTTDIPENDYLAQTITHRLYDGEHAARVAQSIVLGIGGAKLVEALGGADLYHMNEAHAMPMAFQLMEQFGDLDEVRNRVVLTTHTPELAGNQEHETAFLRDMGYFNGLSHETVVRMTGLDGHMFSHTLAALRVSRVANAVSHLHGVVSNEMWGSNPNICQIKAITNAQNMTFWQDRTLRAALDEGDDARLVERKKQMKDELFKVVADQTGKLFDRDTLTVVWARRFAAYKRADLLVRDIYRFTQLIERSDRPVQVIWAGKPFPTDNGAIEMFDRLVRFSYKAAKIAVLTGYEIELSRLLKQGADVWLNTPRRPREASGTSGMTAAMNGAVNFSIKDGWIPEFARHGENSFIIPVADPSLPEHEQDEADYQHLMRILEHDIIARYYDNPQGWLEIAKQGMRDVVPAFDSNRMAREYYEQLYNAEVGS from the coding sequence ATGAATACTTATGATCAATGGCGTCATCCCTATCCTATCGACCCGCGGTACAACAAGCGGGTCGCGTATTTCTCCATGGAGTTTGCGATCGCCCAGCCGCTGAAAATCTATTCGGGCGGTCTGGGGTTTCTGGCGGGCTCACACATGCGCAGCGCCTATGAGCTCAAACAGAACCTGATCGGTATCGGGATGTTATGGAAGTTCGGTTATTACGATCAGGAACGCAACGAGGACCAGACACTGCGCGTGCAGCTGCAGCGCAAGTACTACCCCTTCCTGCGGGACAGTGGCATCACCGTCAAGGTGACGGTCAACAGCCACCCAGTTTACGTAAAGGCCTTGTATCTGGCGCCAGAGATATTCAACACCGCGCCGATTTACCTGCTGACCACTGACATTCCGGAAAATGACTACCTCGCGCAGACCATCACCCACCGGCTCTACGATGGGGAACACGCTGCGCGGGTAGCACAAAGCATCGTGCTCGGTATCGGCGGGGCCAAGCTGGTCGAGGCGCTGGGCGGAGCCGATCTTTATCACATGAACGAAGCCCATGCGATGCCAATGGCTTTTCAATTGATGGAGCAATTCGGCGATCTCGACGAGGTGCGCAATCGCGTCGTGCTGACCACCCACACGCCGGAACTGGCAGGCAATCAGGAACACGAGACGGCATTCCTGCGTGACATGGGCTATTTCAACGGCCTGTCCCACGAAACAGTCGTCCGCATGACCGGCCTGGATGGCCACATGTTCAGCCACACCCTCGCTGCGTTGCGTGTTTCGCGTGTGGCCAACGCCGTCTCGCACTTGCATGGTGTTGTCTCGAACGAAATGTGGGGCAGCAACCCGAATATCTGCCAGATCAAGGCGATCACCAATGCCCAGAACATGACGTTCTGGCAGGACCGCACGTTGCGCGCGGCGCTGGATGAAGGCGATGACGCGCGTCTGGTTGAACGCAAGAAACAGATGAAAGACGAGCTGTTCAAGGTGGTGGCTGACCAGACCGGTAAGCTCTTTGATCGCGATACGCTGACAGTGGTCTGGGCTCGCCGCTTCGCCGCCTATAAGCGCGCCGATCTTCTGGTCCGTGACATTTACCGTTTCACCCAGCTGATCGAGCGAAGCGACAGACCCGTGCAGGTGATCTGGGCTGGCAAGCCCTTCCCTACCGATAACGGCGCTATCGAGATGTTCGACAGGCTGGTGCGGTTTTCTTATAAAGCAGCGAAAATCGCAGTATTGACCGGTTATGAGATAGAGCTGTCCCGGCTACTCAAGCAGGGCGCAGACGTCTGGCTGAATACCCCGCGTCGCCCGCGCGAAGCATCCGGAACGAGCGGTATGACTGCAGCAATGAACGGCGCAGTAAACTTCTCGATAAAAGATGGCTGGATTCCAGAGTTTGCCCGTCACGGAGAAAACAGCTTCATCATTCCTGTTGCCGACCCGTCGCTGCCCGAACATGAACAGGACGAAGCCGACTATCAGCATCTGATGCGCATCCTCGAGCACGACATCATTGCCCGGTATTACGACAACCCGCAGGGATGGCTCGAAATCGCCAAGCAAGGGATGCGTGATGTGGTCCCCGCGTTCGACTCCAACCGGATGGCCCGCGAGTATTACGAGCAGCTGTATAACGCCGAGGTGGGCAGCTAA
- a CDS encoding DksA/TraR family C4-type zinc finger protein — translation MATGWAQDGAVQDQIDDTVDEAVQRARSKLPRGESLTHCEECDEPIPEARRKALPGVRLCIACQAAQDKENQRHGGYNRRGSKDSQLR, via the coding sequence ATGGCTACCGGTTGGGCACAGGACGGCGCAGTTCAGGATCAGATCGACGATACCGTGGATGAAGCGGTACAGCGAGCCCGTAGTAAATTGCCTCGTGGCGAAAGCCTGACGCATTGCGAAGAATGCGATGAACCCATCCCCGAAGCCCGGCGCAAAGCGCTACCCGGTGTGCGCCTGTGCATAGCCTGCCAGGCCGCTCAGGATAAAGAAAACCAGCGTCATGGTGGATACAACCGTCGTGGCAGCAAGGATAGCCAGCTCCGGTGA